One stretch of Arachis hypogaea cultivar Tifrunner chromosome 20, arahy.Tifrunner.gnm2.J5K5, whole genome shotgun sequence DNA includes these proteins:
- the LOC140182913 gene encoding uncharacterized protein, which translates to MTKLLKIELLLDFNVESDGLHDRGFAYCWSGARANVGITTGRYCFGCKIVSLQQVPMEDTDFEERHICRLGISRGDDMLGELGVGETKYSFGYDGTGKFSHEEESSDYGKRFGVGDTIVCCIDLEGKPMASIGFSKNSKWLGTAFHFFPSPLGLGVVDSPLEDLQ; encoded by the coding sequence ATGACTAAGTTGCTGAAAATTGAATTGTTGCTAGATTTCAATGTGGAATCCGATGGACTTCATGATCGGGGGTTTGCTTATTGTTGGTCTGGTGCCCGAGCTAACGTTGGAATAACCACGGGAAGATATTGTTTCGGGTGCAAAATTGTTTCTTTGCAGCAGGTTCCGATGGAGGACACCGACTTTGAGGAGCGGCATATTTGCCGGCTTGGTATATCTAGAGGGGATGATATGCTTGGGGAACTTGGGGTTGGGGAGACCAAATACAGCTTCGGATATGATGGGACAGGAAAGTTTTCACATGAAGAAGAATCTTCAGATTATGGTAAGAGGTTTGGTGTTGGTGATACAATAGTATGCTGTATTGACCTTGAAGGCAAGCCAATGGCTTCAATTGGTTTCtccaagaatagtaaatggttgGGAACTGCATTCCATTTTTTCCCTAGTCCTTTAGGTCTTGGAGTGGTGGATTCTCCCCTGGAAGATTTACAGTGA
- the LOC112786786 gene encoding uncharacterized protein, protein MSVYKLYHIAAELIYTDTDASKHVLSFDRTWITHLYQKATFFQAEACQRKSSILPESERPAGVWSLVQSCALDHDTECVTEILVRGLCSLSRKYQNQYVDLILSEYNPFKMMKDGKLVAYPWDMPPPYPTDSAILSSSLSSSSSDILAFLPLKKSESLNLYESLRNYFVLKYSESVAERVEGLLEMLHKLRNEMLRDDLSLPLRRDCLIRYFKCLCMIVPFFPMNATPNPPIFVWYNAINPQQDSSQHNIHLEKASVLFNLGALCTHIALSCDLTTIQGRRLAMDALNDASSWFSLLSMFESRKASGTIDLSEHYIHMKNFQLKLKFRVPQPSLSGYPASAYYPLTSGPLAYDPSSDVTEQFLLGYWKAHSLLQAVCEAPSCLDLLSEVSPVKIKDGNLVANATLEAPNLALENMSLQETPQQDLV, encoded by the exons ATGTCG GTTTATAAGCTTTATCATATAGCAGCTGAACTGATATATACTGATACGGATGCAAGCAAACATGTCCTCTCTTTTGACCGAACCTGGATAACTCATCTTTACCAGAAGGCAACATTCTTTCAGGCGGAGGCTTGTCAGAGGAAATCATCCATCCTACCCGAATCCGAGCGACCTGCTGGAGTATGGTCATTGGTCCAATCTTGTGCTCTTGATCATGATACAGAATGTGTCACTGAGATATTAGTTAGAGGGCTTTGCAGCCTCTCGAGGAAATACCAAAACCAGTATGTTGACCTCATCCTCTCCGAGTACAATCCTTTCAAGATGATGAAGGATGGAAAGCTGGTGGCTTACCCATGGGACATGCCTCCTCCTTATCCAACAGATTCGGCAATCCTCTCATCTTCGTTGTCTTCTTCGTCGTCAGATattcttgcattccttcctttGAAGAAGAGCGAGTCCTTGAATCTCTATGAGTCCCTCCGCAATTACTTTGTCCTCAAATACTCTGAGAGTGTGGCAGAGAGAGTAGAAGGCCTTCTCGAAATGCTACACAAATTGCGCAATGAGATGCTGCGTGATGACCTTTCGCTACCCCTTCGCCGTGACTGCCTCATCCGTTATTTCAAATGCCTTTGCATGATTGTGCCTTTCTTTCCTATGAATGCCACACCCAACCCACCTATCTTTGTTTGGTACAATGCCATCAACCCTCAACAGGACTCTTCTCAGCATAACATCCATTTGGAGAAGGCCTCTGTTCTCTTCAACCTGGGAGCCCTATGCACCCACATTGCTCTCTCCTGCGATCTCACCACCATCCAAGGCCGTCGCCTTGCCATGGACGCCTTAAATGATGCTTCAAGTTGGTTCTCTCTACTGTCCATGTTTGAGTCTCGCAAGGCATCTGGCACAATTGACTTGTCAGAACACTACATCCATATGAAAAATTTTCAGTTGAAATTGAAGTTTCGTGTTCCCCAACCATCATTATCTGGATATCCT GCTTCAGCTTATTATCCGTTGACATCTGGGCCTTTAGCTTATGATCCGTCGAGTGATGTCACTGAACAATTTCTTTTAGGGTATTGGAAGGCTCACTCCCTGCTTCAAGCGGTATGTGAAGCACCATCATGCTTGGACCTTCTCTCTGAGGTTAGCCCTGTCAAGATTAAGGATGGAAATCTTGTGGCCAATGCAACCTTAGAGGCACCAAATTTGGCATTGGAGAACATGAGCTTGCAGGAGACACCACAACA GGACTTGGTATAA